A region of Gammaproteobacteria bacterium DNA encodes the following proteins:
- a CDS encoding RNA polymerase factor sigma-54 encodes MKQSLQLRLGQHLTMTPQLQQAIRLLQLSTLELQTEVQQALEANPLLELAEEGEFESALAGGELETSSEGDTGGSDEFLPPTPMDIGIDTGSDMDEQPVGSASGASSESTLDLQSSDMPDDLPVDSSWDDVYDSIAPQTQGSDQDGRDYEVQGESVEGLHEHLMWQMQLTPFSDTDRAIATSLIDSISDDGYLTSPLEEIRAGLHSDLDVELDEVEAVLRRLQHFDPPGVAARDLRECLLLQLQQYDPATPWRTQALQLVREHLDLLAGRDYTQLMRRMKLTQHELSQVNTLIQTVNPRPGSIFSSKAPEYVVPDVVVTKTRGAWRVELNPDAMPRVRVNARYANMIRRADNSTDNTYLKNHLQEARWFIKSLQSRSETLLKVASCIVERQRAFLDYGPEAMKPLVLHDVAEVVGMHESTISRVTTQKYMHTPQGIFELKYFFSSHVSTATGGVCSATAIRALIKKLVAAESPQKPLSDSQLAEILSEQGINVARRTVAKYREAMSIAPSSERKRMA; translated from the coding sequence ATGAAACAATCACTTCAGCTTCGCCTGGGTCAACACCTGACCATGACGCCACAACTACAGCAGGCGATTCGCCTGTTGCAGTTGTCTACGCTCGAGTTGCAGACGGAAGTACAGCAGGCCCTTGAAGCCAATCCCTTGCTTGAGCTTGCCGAGGAGGGCGAGTTCGAAAGCGCCCTGGCCGGTGGCGAGCTTGAAACGTCCAGCGAGGGCGACACTGGCGGGTCGGATGAATTTCTGCCACCCACCCCCATGGATATAGGCATTGATACCGGCAGCGACATGGATGAGCAGCCCGTAGGGAGCGCGAGCGGTGCCAGCTCCGAGTCCACGCTCGATTTGCAGTCGTCCGACATGCCCGACGATCTGCCGGTCGACAGCTCTTGGGATGATGTCTATGACAGCATCGCGCCACAGACGCAAGGCAGCGATCAGGATGGGCGTGATTACGAGGTCCAGGGCGAGTCTGTCGAGGGCTTGCATGAACACCTGATGTGGCAGATGCAGCTTACCCCGTTCAGCGACACCGACCGCGCCATCGCCACATCGCTGATTGATTCGATTAGCGATGACGGTTATCTCACCAGCCCGCTGGAAGAGATCCGCGCCGGGCTACACAGTGACCTGGATGTCGAACTGGATGAGGTGGAAGCCGTACTGCGCCGCCTCCAACACTTCGACCCTCCCGGCGTGGCGGCGCGCGATCTGCGCGAATGCCTGCTGCTCCAGCTCCAGCAGTACGATCCGGCAACGCCCTGGCGCACGCAGGCGCTGCAACTGGTGCGGGAACACCTGGATCTGCTGGCGGGCCGCGATTACACGCAGTTGATGCGCCGTATGAAACTGACCCAACACGAGCTAAGCCAGGTGAATACGCTGATTCAGACCGTGAACCCGCGTCCCGGCAGCATTTTTTCCAGCAAGGCGCCTGAATACGTGGTTCCTGATGTGGTCGTCACGAAAACGCGCGGCGCATGGCGCGTCGAACTTAACCCTGATGCCATGCCGCGGGTACGCGTCAACGCCCGCTACGCCAATATGATCCGGCGCGCCGACAACAGCACTGACAACACCTATCTAAAAAACCACCTGCAGGAGGCGCGCTGGTTTATCAAAAGCCTGCAAAGCCGCAGCGAAACCCTGCTCAAGGTGGCTTCGTGTATAGTCGAGCGGCAGCGCGCCTTTCTCGATTATGGCCCGGAGGCGATGAAGCCACTGGTATTGCATGATGTCGCCGAAGTGGTAGGGATGCATGAATCCACCATATCGCGCGTTACCACCCAAAAATACATGCATACCCCGCAAGGCATCTTCGAGCTAAAATACTTTTTTTCCAGCCACGTTTCCACCGCCACTGGCGGCGTGTGTTCCGCCACGGCGATACGTGCGCTGATCAAGAAGCTGGTGGCGGCGGAAAGCCCACAGAAACCACTCAGCGACAGCCAGCTTGCGGAGATTCTCTCCGAGCAGGGGATCAATGTGGCGCGCAGGACTGTGGCGAAATACCGCGAGGCGATGAGCATCGCGCCTTCAAGCGAACGCAAGCGGATGGCCTGA